The genomic region AGCTGGTTTGATTAAGatcatttacttatttatatttgagtTTGAACTCGAATTAAAGATTAAAGTACGAGATGAACCTCGAGTTAACCCATTAGGGTACTCAAATTCAATTTGCTCAATATTAACTTGAGGCTAACAATGATCAAGTGGAATGCGAGCTCTTTTTCAAATGGAATCGTAACAAGTGTTTAGTTTACGCCCCATGTTAATCCAGTCTATTAATGTTTGCCAGGGAGGTATGCCAAGAGTATGCAAGAGAGGTTGAAAAGCTGGGTTACAAGCTATTGGAACTCATCGCTTTGAGCTTAGGCTTGCCATCGAATAGGTTCAATGGCTACTTTGAAGACCAACTAAGCAGGATGAGACTTAACCTCTATCCTCCATGCCCTTGCCCCGAGCTAGCACTCGGTGTAGGTCGACACAAGGATGCCGGTGCTTTAACCATCGTCGCTCAAGACGATGTCGGAGGATTACAAGTGAAGAGAAAATCGGACGGTGTCTGGGTTCCTGTTAAACCGACCCCAAATGCCTTGGTCATCAATGTTGGTGATATTATTCAGGTAACTTCAGTTCAGTTTGGGCTAATTTATCCAAGCTCTTgcatatagattttaaaaagttattattaaatCCTCttgcttttttaatttaaaagttttagttCAATCATCGACAACATTAGTATTTTCTGTCAAAAAATTgcttattatcatatatatatttattgagtTCATAACAATTTGCTTCTAAAGTTAGTATGATCGCATTGATGAAAAATACTATGGTTTTACACGAAACTGTCAAAGATGGTCAAATGATATTGGATTTTCAGGTTTGGAGCAACGAAGCTTACGAGAGCGTGGAGCATAGGGTGGTGGTGAACTCGGAACGGGAAAGGTTTTCGATTCCGATCTTCTTTTTCCCTTCTCACTATGTGATGGTGAAGCCATTGGAGGAGCTTGTGAATGAGGGAAACCCACCCAAATATAAACCATACAACTTTGGGAAGTTCAACGTGGCTAGAAACCGCAGTAATTACAAGAAACTTGAGGTCCAAAACATCCAAATTAGTGACTTTAAGATCATCTAATTTTTGCCGGTTTCGAACCGTCGGAAAAGGTTGGGGCTGTTCGGGATACTAGTTCAGTCCCGATTTATTGTAGTTTAAGTTTAGATATATTCTAGTTAAtcaaacctatatatatattgcaatgTGAGGTTGGTTTTACAATTTGggtaaattattcttttactcttttatcttttaattttttttaaagttattacatgacttttgtttatgttaaatataaatttgattttaaataaattattttttattttaatattttacttaattaaattaatttttaatgttataatattaaaattagtgaATATTACATTATTAAGCTTAAAATACagttttttaaatacaaatatgaataacatttatcaatttaaatttatgttttcaaatataataagagTTAATTACAgcaaagataaatataaaataacaaaaaatttaacattaaaaattaatttaataatatatataataaataacttgtaagaaattattaataatattatattaatattaatatttaaaccaTGATGACtttttgtattcttttaatattaaatatttttaaaattaaattacttgttcaattttattaaaaatttaaacaaaaactaatattagaaatttaatataaacaacCGATCGTGCATAAATGCGAGATTACAAACTAGCTAAACACTAAAAAGTTAGCATTGTATCAAAATGTATGACTCTTGTCAAATACAAGTATCATATTCGACTTAAACAATAAATGTActacattagaaaaaaaaatgttaaacttgGATACCAAATAATGTATTAagccaaaacaaaattattgcATATATTTGTAAACTTGTCAATTTAGCGTGATGCGTCAGATTTCGATcgaatcaaataaattgaatattaaaattttgaatcattttgatttgttaactttttatttaaattaattcaggttttttagaataaatcattatatgtttaaactaattttcaatttcagttACTTCAagcttatattattttgaattgttcgatttaaatcaattttaaaattttaaattatgttccGAGATtcgaaatattaatttttataataaaattgaattggtTTGATGGAGaatgcttaatttttttgtctttccTATTAACTTAATCATGAAAATGGGAAATTAATTCATCCAATTCCATTTTAAGAAACACGTCATCAGCAAAGGATTAATGTAACATGTCTTAATCAAAACAGtgaatttatttatcttttaattaaaaaattttaattttgtttaaatttgagatttaaccCTTCTATTTTAGTTTGATATATTTAGTTCTTAATTATGAATTAGTTCACATTAGAGGTGCTCCGCCGGCCCGAAGGTCCACCCCAAGTATGggaggttcgggtaaaaatataggcccgaaatatgggcttgggaaaaaaatgaggcccgttcgAGCACcatttttttggcccgggcccagcccgaatataataaatatattttttttattttttattttaaaatactttttttaatttttttatttttaaaataaatttttggtgtttattcaAAAATGGGCCGGGCAGAGCCGAGCTCAggcttttgaattttttctcgGGCCTGAcctgaacaaaattttaggcccatattttcggtttttttgggcccggcccatgagcacctctagttcaTATCGATAAAAATCATTAGTTGCTACTATTAAACTGAAGTGAATTTCTTTTGTCATTCAGTCATTATCACGTGAAAAtccaaaaaagataaaaataaaaattaatcaataataaatttatatgtcaattaaatacttaaagTTTAATAATAGTAACTAATGATATTATCAATTTGGGcatatttataacattataaaaattgaaagaccaaataccatcaaattcaaaataggTAGACTAAATCTAGAATTTTAATATAGTGAAGGGACTAAAAGTAAAGTTAAACCATTGAAAACCGAAATTATTACAAT from Gossypium raimondii isolate GPD5lz chromosome 1, ASM2569854v1, whole genome shotgun sequence harbors:
- the LOC105773092 gene encoding protein DMR6-LIKE OXYGENASE 1: MGEVDQAFIQSIEHRANLDTIEIEGIPLIDLSLSHTTDINLLVSEIGNACKNWGFFQVINHGVPLELLEKIKVAAKAFFDQPMEEKRKVKRDEVNPMGYYESEHTKNVRDWKEVFDFLIKDPTFLPASPELEDDEMRTLSNQWPENPPQFREVCQEYAREVEKLGYKLLELIALSLGLPSNRFNGYFEDQLSRMRLNLYPPCPCPELALGVGRHKDAGALTIVAQDDVGGLQVKRKSDGVWVPVKPTPNALVINVGDIIQVWSNEAYESVEHRVVVNSERERFSIPIFFFPSHYVMVKPLEELVNEGNPPKYKPYNFGKFNVARNRSNYKKLEVQNIQISDFKII